In Arthrobacter sp. SLBN-112, a genomic segment contains:
- a CDS encoding RidA family protein: MSAHPYSPAYQAGGFGFVSGALSVDENYVPVSGRTEAIEAATTRLSERLATIGMSMQDIVKTTYFVTDLTLREEANSHYEQLFTAPRPARTFVEVSALPYGATVEIEAIAHRGQE; this comes from the coding sequence GTGAGTGCTCACCCCTACAGTCCGGCGTACCAGGCCGGGGGTTTCGGCTTCGTGTCCGGGGCGTTGTCCGTTGATGAAAACTACGTCCCCGTCAGTGGCCGAACAGAGGCCATCGAGGCCGCTACAACCAGGCTCTCGGAACGGTTGGCGACCATCGGCATGTCGATGCAGGACATCGTCAAGACCACTTACTTCGTCACGGACCTGACCCTGCGCGAAGAGGCCAACAGCCACTATGAGCAGCTCTTCACCGCACCCCGGCCGGCCAGGACCTTCGTTGAAGTTTCTGCGCTGCCCTACGGTGCCACGGTGGAAATTGAAGCCATTGCCCACCGGGGCCAGGAGTGA
- a CDS encoding SDR family oxidoreductase produces the protein MTRLIVVTGSGRGLGFSIAERLAAGGDRIVIAEKNAELAEGAADRLRERGFDATAIITDIADKDSVAALADAVRELGGADGLVNNAALADGVGGDTFWDLEEDFFQRVMTVNTFGTWLVSKHLYPQLAQKQTSAIVNVASDAALYGSPRLVHYVSSKGAVLAMTRTMARDAGAAGVRVNAVSPGLTRVEATESVPASRYRLYEETRVLERDQVPEDVSSVVQFLLSDAAAFITGQNIIVDGGFVMGH, from the coding sequence ATGACACGGCTGATCGTAGTAACCGGCTCTGGACGTGGTCTGGGATTCAGTATCGCTGAACGGCTGGCAGCCGGAGGTGACCGCATTGTCATCGCTGAGAAAAACGCTGAACTCGCGGAAGGTGCAGCAGATAGGCTGCGCGAACGCGGGTTTGATGCCACGGCAATCATCACCGATATCGCGGATAAGGACTCCGTTGCGGCTTTGGCCGATGCCGTCCGGGAACTAGGCGGGGCAGATGGCTTGGTCAACAATGCAGCTCTTGCCGACGGCGTTGGCGGGGACACCTTCTGGGACCTTGAAGAGGACTTCTTCCAGCGGGTCATGACGGTGAACACCTTCGGTACCTGGCTGGTGAGCAAGCACCTCTATCCGCAGCTGGCCCAAAAGCAGACGAGCGCCATCGTTAATGTCGCTTCCGACGCCGCGCTGTACGGTTCGCCGCGGCTGGTCCACTATGTCAGCTCCAAAGGCGCGGTCCTGGCAATGACCCGGACCATGGCCCGGGATGCGGGAGCAGCCGGGGTCCGTGTAAATGCCGTTTCCCCGGGCCTTACCAGAGTCGAGGCAACCGAGTCCGTACCGGCTTCCCGCTACCGGCTCTACGAAGAGACAAGGGTATTGGAAAGGGACCAGGTGCCCGAGGATGTCTCGAGCGTCGTCCAGTTCCTGCTCTCGGACGCGGCCGCGTTCATCACCGGTCAGAACATCATCGTTGACGGCGGCTTTGTCATGGGGCACTGA
- a CDS encoding aminoglycoside phosphotransferase family protein, which yields MNLSHLGAPIGPMIRVHGGFANRMYRLDTDQGSFAIKELNLVDRRWTSRVEDVFRFERAAFAAGIPMPEPISASQYTLVHRWVEGEKVPEAPVPAAYAFEVGEILARIHALDVAWTNVSIEDPTSQDWSELAARATATGQPWAGELASQVETFLAIAHFVDTCERRGPVVLTHRDIQPWNLLAREGRPVVLDWELSGMLDLSSELGSTALSLAKGPGLEDIEPAIFRSVLDGYVAGGGVLPPPGPSWFVFMIGGWLGHTRWNILRCLAGVETSTGPDLALSHESVRNGVRGLPDLFGRLGELVALLL from the coding sequence GTGAATCTTTCGCATCTCGGCGCCCCGATCGGGCCGATGATCCGCGTGCACGGCGGGTTCGCCAACCGGATGTACCGGCTCGACACCGACCAGGGGTCGTTCGCAATAAAGGAGCTGAACCTCGTCGACCGCCGCTGGACCTCTCGCGTCGAGGACGTGTTCAGGTTCGAGCGGGCAGCCTTCGCTGCCGGCATTCCGATGCCAGAGCCAATCTCGGCCAGCCAATATACGCTCGTTCACCGATGGGTCGAAGGCGAGAAGGTGCCCGAAGCCCCGGTGCCGGCAGCGTACGCGTTTGAGGTCGGCGAGATCCTCGCTCGCATCCATGCGCTCGACGTCGCATGGACGAATGTATCGATCGAGGACCCGACGTCACAAGACTGGTCCGAGCTCGCCGCGCGGGCGACGGCAACCGGACAGCCGTGGGCCGGTGAGCTTGCCTCTCAAGTCGAGACGTTCCTCGCGATTGCCCACTTCGTCGACACCTGCGAACGGCGTGGCCCCGTCGTGCTGACCCACAGGGACATCCAACCGTGGAATCTGCTCGCTCGAGAGGGGCGGCCGGTGGTGCTCGACTGGGAGCTCTCGGGGATGCTCGATTTGTCCAGCGAACTCGGCTCGACCGCGCTGAGCCTGGCAAAGGGACCCGGCTTGGAGGACATCGAGCCCGCCATTTTCCGCTCCGTTCTCGACGGCTATGTCGCGGGAGGCGGAGTGCTGCCGCCGCCAGGTCCAAGCTGGTTTGTCTTTATGATCGGCGGCTGGTTGGGGCACACGAGGTGGAACATCCTCCGGTGCCTCGCCGGCGTCGAGACGAGCACCGGCCCTGACCTCGCGCTCTCGCACGAGTCCGTACGCAACGGTGTGCGCGGACTCCCCGACCTGTTCGGGCGACTTGGAGAGCTCGTGGCGCTGCTCTTGTGA
- a CDS encoding MFS transporter encodes MDTMSDPQKQDAAKPNWWVLCLACAAVVLDGYDTVALGLSIPAIAKDWGVQASEFTAALALTSAGVALGYLAVGRLVAKLGTRNVIVSAVVVFTLGSLLTAWSGSIMELTILRFVTGLGLGAVLPAAVSHATAVNPRRWRQSIAVAVMTGISLGALIAGLAGSGIVAAFGWQWVFIIGAVSSTVLLPFLWFGLSDNRVSNALMDAAEAKHHASVARLFDPSVRSRTLLLWAFSFLIFSVFYVFSSWLPTLLTSYGFSTGLAPLGSAALGIGSIIGACVLILGSRRFRMTSVLAGTSAVAIVFLVTSAFLGPDKALLLLVFGGVGLGLQAGMIGQAAVAVTLYPQATVTAGIGWAASLGRLGSVVGPIFGGVLIGLGVDTSIIVLAVCVPVIIALVLVLMLGRITAAKTRIPMSPHLAKSPLTAPPRT; translated from the coding sequence ATGGACACAATGAGCGACCCCCAAAAGCAGGACGCCGCCAAACCCAACTGGTGGGTGCTTTGTCTCGCCTGCGCCGCTGTAGTGCTCGATGGATACGACACGGTAGCGTTGGGCTTGTCCATACCGGCGATCGCCAAGGACTGGGGTGTTCAAGCCTCGGAGTTTACTGCTGCCCTCGCACTGACCAGTGCTGGGGTCGCTCTGGGGTATCTGGCCGTGGGGCGACTCGTGGCCAAGTTGGGCACTAGAAACGTCATTGTCTCGGCGGTCGTGGTGTTCACCCTGGGTTCGTTGCTGACAGCATGGTCCGGTTCGATTATGGAGCTGACGATCCTCCGTTTCGTGACCGGCCTGGGACTGGGTGCCGTGTTGCCCGCCGCTGTCTCACATGCGACGGCAGTCAATCCCCGTCGTTGGCGTCAATCAATCGCGGTAGCCGTAATGACGGGCATCTCGCTCGGGGCTCTCATCGCTGGGCTGGCCGGGAGCGGTATCGTGGCCGCGTTCGGCTGGCAATGGGTGTTCATTATTGGAGCTGTTTCTTCTACTGTACTTCTGCCGTTTCTGTGGTTCGGACTGTCCGATAACCGCGTATCGAATGCGCTCATGGACGCCGCCGAGGCCAAGCACCATGCGTCGGTTGCACGCCTGTTCGATCCTTCCGTGCGGAGCAGAACCCTCCTCCTGTGGGCTTTTTCGTTCCTCATCTTTTCCGTGTTCTACGTGTTCTCGTCGTGGTTGCCTACGCTGCTTACCAGCTACGGCTTCAGTACCGGTCTCGCGCCGCTGGGGTCGGCGGCGCTGGGCATAGGAAGCATCATCGGTGCTTGCGTACTAATCCTCGGATCTCGTCGATTCCGGATGACGTCCGTCCTGGCTGGAACCTCGGCGGTAGCGATCGTCTTCCTTGTCACCTCTGCATTCCTCGGCCCGGACAAAGCGCTGCTGCTGCTGGTCTTCGGTGGCGTCGGACTCGGGCTTCAGGCCGGCATGATCGGCCAGGCGGCGGTCGCCGTGACGCTGTACCCCCAAGCAACGGTCACCGCCGGCATCGGGTGGGCGGCTTCACTGGGCCGACTCGGATCGGTTGTCGGCCCGATCTTCGGCGGCGTCCTCATCGGACTCGGCGTCGATACCAGCATCATCGTTCTCGCAGTGTGCGTGCCCGTGATCATCGCTCTGGTGTTGGTGCTCATGCTAGGACGGATCACAGCAGCCAAAACGCGGATTCCGATGTCACCACACCTGGCGAAATCACCCCTCACCGCGCCGCCGCGGACCTAA
- a CDS encoding alpha/beta hydrolase — MHGIGGNASSCGALAQLLSEAGYRTFCWDAPGYGESADPPGPVDYPGLVRQILASLALGPAHLIGTSWGGVIATKAAAQEPGAVRSLVLADSTRGSAVTGESVERMLARVPELAELGPEAFADRRASRLVSPAADAAKAAAVRSGMAEVRLPGYTAAAAMMAATDTSNVLSSLQVPSLVLVGEDDVVTGVAESRILAKSITDASFKIIPRAGHAAVQEKPAEMASSILEFWKRLS; from the coding sequence ATGCACGGCATCGGGGGTAACGCCTCATCCTGCGGGGCGCTGGCACAGCTTCTCAGTGAGGCCGGCTACCGTACGTTCTGCTGGGATGCCCCAGGGTACGGGGAGTCCGCGGATCCACCGGGTCCGGTCGACTATCCCGGGCTCGTCCGGCAGATTTTGGCTTCCCTCGCCCTTGGTCCCGCACACCTGATTGGGACCTCGTGGGGAGGAGTTATCGCCACCAAAGCGGCAGCGCAGGAACCGGGTGCTGTCCGCTCCCTGGTGCTGGCGGACAGCACCCGGGGCTCGGCCGTTACCGGTGAGTCGGTGGAACGGATGCTGGCTCGCGTCCCGGAATTGGCTGAACTGGGGCCAGAAGCGTTTGCCGACCGGCGCGCGTCCAGGCTGGTCTCGCCGGCAGCGGACGCTGCGAAAGCCGCGGCCGTCAGGTCCGGGATGGCCGAGGTCCGGTTGCCCGGTTACACAGCGGCAGCGGCCATGATGGCAGCTACCGACACATCGAATGTGCTGTCGTCCCTGCAGGTACCATCACTGGTTTTGGTCGGCGAAGACGATGTAGTCACCGGTGTGGCTGAATCCCGGATTCTCGCCAAATCCATAACAGACGCTTCTTTCAAGATCATTCCCCGTGCAGGCCATGCCGCAGTGCAGGAGAAGCCGGCAGAGATGGCGTCGTCGATTCTCGAGTTTTGGAAGAGGCTTTCATGA
- a CDS encoding aldehyde dehydrogenase, giving the protein MRSFDPGMDTLDEIYVGGVWARGAGALIESVNPATSEVFATLHGATVDDVDVAVSAGLAAVEESGWARKLPHERAAVLHRIGSAIEADADRIAVLQTQDTGKTLKETRALAMSAAATFRFTAAALETMEDALTPPRGDYLSISTYEHIGVVAAITPWNSPIASDAQKVAPALAAGNAVIIKPPVWAPWVSLLLARICDEAGLPSGLLSVLPGPGRTVGDALVRHRDVGKVSFTGGTSTGRQLGRIAAEKIMPITLELGGKSPTIVFSDADIEQAVAGVLYGIFSSSGQSCIAGSRVFIQRAIYDTVLARIIKGAKALRVGPGTDPGTQVAPLVAHAHRDSVEKMVEDARAAGAQILCGGARPAEPELQQGAYYLPTIIAGVANSDLICQEEIFGPVAVVLPFDDETDLLAQANDSVFGLACGIWTADYRRAWRIARAVAAGTVWINTYKQFSIATPFSGIKESGLGTEKGRDGIRSYMRQKSIYVDLSGAPLPWAGA; this is encoded by the coding sequence TTGCGCAGCTTTGATCCCGGCATGGACACGCTGGATGAAATCTATGTCGGCGGGGTCTGGGCCCGGGGCGCGGGCGCACTGATCGAATCTGTCAATCCTGCAACTTCTGAGGTCTTCGCGACGCTCCACGGCGCCACCGTTGACGATGTTGACGTCGCGGTCTCGGCCGGTCTGGCGGCCGTCGAAGAGTCCGGATGGGCGCGTAAGCTGCCGCACGAACGTGCCGCTGTTTTACACAGGATCGGATCGGCTATCGAAGCCGATGCTGACCGCATCGCTGTTCTTCAAACCCAGGACACCGGCAAAACGCTCAAGGAGACCCGGGCGTTGGCCATGAGCGCCGCGGCCACGTTCCGTTTCACCGCAGCAGCCCTTGAGACCATGGAGGATGCGCTGACCCCGCCACGGGGTGACTACCTGAGCATCTCCACCTATGAACACATCGGTGTTGTGGCTGCCATTACGCCGTGGAATTCCCCTATTGCCAGTGACGCGCAAAAGGTTGCACCGGCCCTTGCCGCCGGCAACGCCGTCATCATCAAACCGCCGGTCTGGGCACCCTGGGTGTCACTGCTGCTGGCAAGGATCTGTGACGAGGCTGGGCTGCCGTCGGGCTTGCTTTCAGTGCTTCCGGGCCCGGGAAGGACGGTCGGGGACGCTTTGGTACGGCACAGGGATGTGGGCAAGGTTTCCTTCACCGGCGGCACCTCGACCGGGCGGCAGCTGGGCCGCATCGCAGCCGAGAAAATCATGCCAATCACGCTGGAACTGGGCGGAAAATCACCAACCATCGTTTTTTCGGACGCCGACATTGAGCAAGCCGTTGCCGGGGTGCTTTACGGAATCTTTTCCTCCAGCGGTCAGAGCTGCATTGCCGGCTCGCGGGTATTCATCCAGCGGGCCATCTATGACACCGTGCTGGCACGCATAATCAAAGGAGCCAAAGCCCTGCGGGTGGGGCCAGGAACCGACCCGGGCACACAGGTGGCACCTCTTGTTGCCCACGCCCACAGGGACTCCGTTGAAAAAATGGTTGAAGATGCGCGGGCCGCCGGAGCACAAATCCTGTGCGGGGGCGCACGGCCCGCGGAGCCGGAGCTGCAGCAGGGCGCATACTACCTGCCCACCATCATTGCCGGCGTGGCCAACTCCGACCTGATTTGCCAGGAGGAGATCTTCGGTCCCGTGGCTGTGGTTCTTCCCTTTGACGATGAAACAGACCTGCTGGCCCAGGCTAACGACAGTGTGTTTGGTCTGGCCTGCGGCATCTGGACAGCGGACTATCGGCGTGCCTGGCGCATTGCGCGGGCGGTTGCTGCGGGCACCGTCTGGATCAACACGTACAAGCAATTCAGCATCGCCACCCCCTTCAGCGGAATCAAAGAAAGCGGTCTCGGCACCGAAAAAGGCCGGGACGGTATCCGCTCCTACATGCGCCAAAAGAGCATATACGTCGATCTTTCCGGCGCACCCTTGCCTTGGGCCGGCGCATGA
- a CDS encoding SDR family oxidoreductase: protein MDLQLKDRTVVVTGASSGVGLATARYLLAEGAKVAACARDAGRLAAAFDQFAWADKNSIYLATCDVTDRKATDAFVAATLESFGAVDGLVCNAGRSLMATLDETSDEQFREEFDLKIFGVLNIVRSARAALAASPHGSVVNVNAILSRQPELRLAATSAARAGLLNLSHSLAEDLAADGTRVNSVLLGLVDTGQWRRRFEQSGSGLDFTEWTAEITKDRGVKLGRFGTAEEVAFHILTLLSPLSGYTTGATIDVGGGVGRYV, encoded by the coding sequence ATGGATCTGCAATTAAAGGACCGCACCGTCGTTGTGACGGGAGCGAGTTCCGGCGTCGGCCTGGCTACCGCCCGTTACCTGCTTGCAGAAGGCGCAAAGGTAGCTGCCTGCGCCCGTGATGCCGGGCGCCTCGCGGCAGCTTTCGATCAGTTTGCGTGGGCTGACAAAAACTCCATCTACCTGGCCACCTGCGACGTGACCGACCGCAAAGCCACCGACGCGTTCGTTGCGGCGACCTTGGAAAGCTTCGGGGCTGTTGACGGGCTGGTGTGCAACGCCGGCCGCTCGCTCATGGCTACCTTGGATGAGACGTCCGACGAGCAGTTCCGCGAAGAATTCGACCTCAAGATTTTCGGGGTGTTGAACATCGTACGCTCGGCGCGGGCTGCCCTGGCCGCGTCGCCGCACGGCTCAGTGGTCAACGTCAATGCGATCCTGTCCCGCCAACCTGAGCTGCGCCTGGCCGCTACTTCAGCCGCGCGCGCCGGGTTGTTGAACCTGAGCCACTCATTGGCTGAAGATCTCGCCGCGGACGGTACCAGGGTCAACTCGGTGCTGCTTGGACTGGTCGATACCGGCCAGTGGCGCCGGCGATTCGAGCAGTCAGGCAGCGGCCTGGACTTCACGGAGTGGACCGCCGAGATCACCAAGGACCGGGGGGTAAAGCTGGGCCGCTTCGGCACAGCCGAAGAAGTCGCCTTCCACATTCTTACCCTTCTGTCCCCGCTAAGCGGCTACACCACAGGAGCCACGATCGACGTCGGCGGCGGCGTTGGCCGCTATGTGTAA
- a CDS encoding VOC family protein yields the protein MNFFAAEPVCKLRALRSVSLKVPETARAKDFYHEVWGLSTVEEDSDRFWLRGTGSEHHILKLEKGQQNALGGVAFALATPQEVDQAALKLAALGIPLFREPGPLDDAAGGYGLQLVDPEGRLVELSADVHAVVSQEPSGRRAIPRKIAHVVLNTIDIDRATAFYTQVLGMRVSDWSEHQMSFLRCNSEHHVIAFNQAPWTAVNHVAYEMQSIDHFMRGIGSLKIHGIAPQWGPGRHGPGDNTFSYFTDPAGLVCEYTSEVAQVDEDSWLCRTWKRTPELSDQWGTAGPPTVNVRTAMAGIPDDGYRSRVVPGSADYFTVPSADAVSHAAAH from the coding sequence ATGAATTTCTTCGCAGCAGAGCCTGTCTGTAAATTGCGAGCCCTTCGCTCGGTGTCCTTGAAGGTACCGGAAACGGCACGTGCCAAGGATTTTTACCACGAGGTCTGGGGCCTTTCTACCGTCGAGGAGGACAGCGACCGCTTCTGGCTCCGCGGAACCGGCTCCGAGCACCACATTCTAAAGCTGGAAAAGGGCCAGCAGAACGCGCTTGGGGGCGTCGCCTTCGCTCTCGCCACGCCCCAGGAGGTGGACCAGGCAGCCCTTAAGCTCGCTGCTCTGGGTATTCCCCTCTTCCGTGAACCCGGACCCCTGGACGACGCTGCCGGCGGATACGGCCTGCAGTTGGTTGACCCCGAGGGAAGGCTCGTAGAGCTGTCCGCTGACGTTCACGCGGTCGTCAGTCAGGAGCCATCCGGGCGCCGGGCAATCCCTCGAAAAATTGCCCACGTCGTGCTGAATACGATCGACATTGACCGGGCTACCGCCTTCTACACGCAGGTCCTGGGCATGCGGGTCTCGGACTGGTCCGAGCACCAGATGTCCTTCCTGCGGTGCAATTCTGAGCACCATGTCATCGCCTTCAACCAGGCCCCGTGGACAGCAGTCAACCACGTGGCCTACGAAATGCAGAGCATCGACCACTTCATGCGCGGTATCGGGTCCCTCAAAATCCACGGTATCGCCCCCCAGTGGGGACCGGGACGCCACGGTCCCGGGGATAACACCTTCTCCTACTTCACCGACCCTGCAGGCCTGGTTTGCGAGTACACCTCGGAAGTTGCGCAGGTTGATGAGGACAGCTGGCTGTGCCGTACATGGAAGCGGACCCCGGAACTTTCGGACCAGTGGGGAACCGCCGGGCCGCCGACGGTCAACGTTCGCACTGCCATGGCCGGAATCCCCGATGACGGTTACCGCTCCCGCGTCGTCCCGGGCAGCGCGGACTACTTCACTGTTCCGTCGGCAGATGCGGTAAGTCATGCAGCTGCCCACTGA
- a CDS encoding IS110 family transposase yields MTNEQLKVIAGIDTHSDTHHVALITDTGRHLADREFLTAGSGYRRIIEFIAEFGPVLAVGVEGTGSYGAELSRVLVREGIHVVEVMRPNRQARRLQGKSDPLDAYQAAESVLSGRAGATPKSRDGAVESLRVLRAERATAMRARVAVMAQVKAILVTAPETIRARYRAMTSPALMAALEKTRPSGPASEPLTSTATVLKRLAVRYRHLHQELALIDAELDAILALHAPMLRDLQGVGTDVASQLLVTVGDNPERVNSEAKFAALVGVAPVPASSGKTSRHRLSRGGDRQANKAIHRVVLVRMRHDSRTRDYVARRRQEGKSTKEIMRCLKRYVAREIYGQLLHPSPAPDTGTLRTTRTAKRLTLQQAADALHVWPTALSRLERGLTHDNDFHQRYETWLNCQTPATIHMPDPGFGPHAARLTMAGASPGVKGGRRPSRSDRKRATLEAGTAGRGNLRSAWPRAR; encoded by the coding sequence ATGACAAACGAACAGCTGAAAGTCATCGCCGGGATCGACACCCACTCCGATACCCACCACGTCGCCCTCATCACCGACACCGGCCGGCACCTGGCCGACAGGGAATTCCTCACGGCGGGGTCCGGCTACCGGCGCATCATCGAGTTCATCGCGGAGTTCGGTCCGGTCCTTGCTGTCGGCGTGGAAGGGACCGGCAGCTACGGGGCAGAACTCTCCCGCGTACTCGTCCGCGAGGGCATTCACGTCGTGGAGGTTATGCGCCCGAACCGGCAGGCCCGCCGGCTGCAGGGAAAATCCGACCCGCTCGACGCCTATCAGGCTGCCGAATCGGTATTGTCCGGCCGCGCCGGCGCCACCCCGAAATCCCGGGACGGAGCAGTGGAATCATTGCGGGTGCTGCGCGCCGAGCGCGCCACCGCAATGCGCGCCCGGGTCGCCGTGATGGCCCAGGTCAAGGCCATCCTGGTGACCGCCCCGGAAACGATCCGCGCCAGGTACCGGGCCATGACCAGTCCCGCCTTGATGGCTGCACTGGAAAAGACCCGGCCCTCAGGACCGGCCTCCGAGCCGCTGACCAGCACCGCGACCGTGCTCAAACGCCTCGCCGTCCGCTACCGGCACCTGCACCAGGAACTGGCACTGATCGACGCCGAACTCGACGCCATCCTCGCCCTTCACGCACCGATGCTCCGCGATTTACAGGGCGTGGGCACCGACGTCGCCAGCCAGCTCCTCGTAACGGTGGGAGACAACCCCGAACGCGTGAACTCCGAAGCGAAGTTCGCAGCCCTGGTCGGCGTCGCCCCGGTCCCCGCATCATCGGGAAAGACCTCCCGGCATCGGCTCAGCCGCGGCGGCGACCGGCAGGCCAACAAAGCAATCCACCGCGTGGTGCTCGTGCGGATGAGGCACGACAGCAGGACCAGGGACTATGTGGCCAGACGACGCCAAGAAGGCAAAAGCACCAAGGAAATCATGCGCTGCCTCAAACGCTACGTCGCCCGGGAAATCTACGGCCAACTCCTCCACCCATCCCCCGCCCCGGATACTGGAACCCTCCGGACAACACGTACCGCCAAACGGCTGACCCTTCAACAGGCCGCCGACGCCCTCCACGTCTGGCCCACCGCACTGTCCCGCCTCGAACGCGGACTCACCCACGACAACGACTTCCACCAACGCTACGAAACCTGGCTCAACTGCCAAACCCCGGCAACCATACACATGCCGGATCCCGGGTTTGGCCCGCATGCTGCCCGCCTGACCATGGCCGGTGCAAGCCCCGGGGTCAAGGGCGGCCGCAGGCCGTCGCGCAGCGATCGCAAAAGAGCGACCCTTGAGGCCGGAACTGCCGGCCGCGGTAACCTCCGCAGCGCGTGGCCGCGCGCCCGTTGA
- a CDS encoding PDR/VanB family oxidoreductase yields the protein MTTVTLNTRGPENSPRQNPATGQVATGDPTARTLRVQQKKFESDGVTSVTFADPSGAPLPQWQPGAHLSLHLPNGLIREYSLCSDPLDSTSWTVAVLRAPDSRGGSQHVHDGLPVGALITVEGPRNNFALEDAGRYVLVAGGIGITPIISMARKLHAAGAEWSLLYTGRSRSSMAFLPEIDTLHQDRITIHADDEANGSYPDLAAAVGTLSPDALVYACGPEPLLKAVAGAMQDEAQLRIERFKAPEKVAVPVESESAFDVVCNSTGQRIPVGADVSVLDALNNAGIDVPSSCAEGICGTCETRVISGDVEHRDFLLTQAEQAANKSMFVCVSRCRSAELILDL from the coding sequence ATGACTACCGTCACTTTGAACACACGGGGACCGGAAAACTCACCCCGGCAGAATCCCGCCACCGGCCAGGTAGCAACCGGGGACCCCACGGCACGGACCCTGAGGGTCCAGCAAAAAAAGTTTGAATCAGACGGGGTAACCAGCGTTACCTTCGCTGACCCCTCCGGAGCACCTCTGCCCCAATGGCAGCCCGGTGCCCACCTGAGCCTTCACCTGCCCAACGGGCTCATACGCGAGTACTCGCTCTGCTCCGATCCACTGGATTCGACCAGCTGGACAGTAGCCGTGCTCCGGGCCCCCGACTCACGCGGCGGCAGCCAACACGTCCATGACGGCCTACCGGTGGGCGCGCTCATCACGGTAGAAGGCCCGCGTAATAACTTCGCGCTCGAAGACGCAGGACGCTACGTCCTGGTAGCCGGCGGAATCGGCATCACCCCGATCATCTCCATGGCGCGCAAACTCCATGCAGCAGGCGCGGAGTGGTCACTGCTCTACACCGGCCGGTCCCGCTCCAGCATGGCCTTTCTTCCCGAGATCGACACCCTGCACCAGGACCGGATCACCATCCACGCCGACGACGAAGCCAACGGCAGCTACCCTGACCTGGCCGCCGCTGTCGGAACACTGAGCCCGGATGCATTGGTTTACGCCTGCGGTCCGGAACCGCTGCTGAAAGCCGTTGCCGGGGCCATGCAGGACGAAGCGCAGCTTCGAATCGAGCGGTTCAAGGCACCGGAAAAAGTTGCTGTCCCGGTGGAGAGCGAATCAGCATTTGACGTGGTATGCAACAGCACCGGCCAACGCATCCCCGTCGGGGCTGACGTATCCGTGCTTGATGCCCTCAACAACGCAGGCATCGACGTTCCCAGCTCCTGCGCTGAAGGAATCTGCGGTACCTGCGAAACACGCGTCATCAGCGGCGACGTGGAGCACCGTGACTTTCTCCTCACCCAGGCCGAGCAGGCCGCAAACAAATCCATGTTCGTATGCGTCTCGCGTTGCCGTTCGGCCGAACTGATTCTTGATCTCTAA